In Candidatus Binatia bacterium, one DNA window encodes the following:
- the pyrE gene encoding orotate phosphoribosyltransferase → MDDATRRLAEILLERSFLENHEKPFLLASGKTSPFYFECSLTTTWPPAMPLIGKLVFERIRGKVKAIGGPTMGADPISAAVAYYSETVGEPIPWFSIRKTAKDHGTGGFLEGSAPAAGEPVALVDDVLTRGGAMLDGLRAARESGLEVAVAVVLLDRQEQDGRARVEAACREIGAEFVALLTKSEIDEVRAARDAAAGKRS, encoded by the coding sequence ATGGATGACGCCACGCGCCGGCTCGCGGAGATCCTCCTCGAGCGCTCGTTCCTCGAGAACCACGAGAAGCCGTTCCTCCTCGCGTCCGGGAAGACGAGCCCGTTCTACTTCGAGTGCTCGCTGACCACGACCTGGCCGCCGGCGATGCCGCTGATCGGCAAGCTCGTGTTCGAGCGGATCCGCGGCAAGGTGAAGGCGATCGGCGGTCCGACGATGGGCGCGGACCCGATCTCGGCCGCGGTCGCGTACTACAGCGAGACGGTGGGCGAGCCGATCCCGTGGTTCAGCATCCGCAAGACGGCGAAGGACCACGGCACCGGCGGCTTCCTCGAGGGCAGCGCGCCCGCGGCGGGCGAGCCGGTGGCGCTGGTCGACGACGTGCTGACGCGCGGCGGCGCGATGCTCGACGGGCTGCGCGCGGCGCGCGAGTCCGGTCTCGAGGTCGCGGTGGCGGTGGTGCTGCTCGACCGCCAGGAGCAGGATGGGCGCGCGCGCGTCGAGGCGGCGTGTCGCGAGATCGGCGCGGAGTTCGTCGCGCTGCTGACCAAGAGCGAGATCGACGAGGTGCGCGCGGCGCGCGACGCCGCGGCGGGCAAGCGCTCGTAG
- a CDS encoding thermonuclease family protein, with the protein MPFARRLVVAGLLVALATALATPALAASFRGRVVKIRDGDTIDVLRDRTAVKVRVFGVDAPERGQPYSARAKSFTADLVGNREVRVEVKEVDRYGRIVGEVLLDDGRSLGPELVRAGLAWHYRRYSKDPELARLEEEARRARRGLWADPKPTPPWAYREMLRGKSRRSAK; encoded by the coding sequence GTGCCTTTCGCCCGCCGGCTCGTCGTCGCTGGCCTGCTGGTCGCGCTCGCGACCGCGCTCGCGACGCCGGCGCTCGCCGCGTCGTTCCGCGGCCGCGTGGTCAAGATCCGCGACGGCGACACGATCGACGTGCTGCGCGACCGCACGGCGGTCAAGGTGCGCGTCTTCGGCGTGGACGCGCCCGAGCGCGGGCAGCCGTACTCGGCGCGCGCCAAGTCCTTCACCGCCGATCTGGTCGGCAACCGCGAGGTGCGGGTCGAGGTGAAGGAGGTCGACCGCTACGGGCGGATCGTCGGCGAGGTCCTGCTCGACGACGGCCGCAGCCTCGGCCCCGAGCTCGTGCGCGCCGGGCTCGCCTGGCACTACCGGCGCTACTCGAAGGACCCGGAGCTCGCGCGGCTCGAGGAGGAGGCGCGTCGTGCGCGGCGCGGTTTGTGGGCCGACCCGAAGCCGACGCCGCCGTGGGCCTACCGCGAGATGCTGCGCGGCAAGTCGCGTCGCTCCGCGAAGTGA
- a CDS encoding wax ester/triacylglycerol synthase domain-containing protein, translated as MRPISRPCAGSIVLLRGAPSHPEIVDGLEAAVDRHPRLRRRRVKRRGRLAADWVEHGFDLSYHLRWERIGNDRDLLGVATRRFFQPLAHKAPPWELHVLEGDARSLLLVKVDPQLERSGTSTALLSSLVDDGSDDTEENAASDPASPMLALVETLEALVPQAAALRQSALSLLRAARETALLSGELARATLGATRLDGGAWSGELADAALRAARSLGALLTERLAESAPGTLLGGAARPRALALVDLPLAALDAVRRPLGLGLEDVLLAISSGALARLEQNERGVLPATLRALVSLPESRVAGMLLPIEETDPLRRAAHFHELLAALGSEARLAAMKALAGAMTALPLALSQGVAPRSAQRYDVELAYRELPLHARTLAGARVQRVYPLTADAGTAGVAVGAQRFERWLSLGVSFDSSIVGRPRGLVDAWQSACGEFVDAALRALAQRAEQRMRTSVRSLS; from the coding sequence GTGCGGCCGATCTCTCGGCCCTGCGCGGGCAGCATCGTGCTTCTGCGCGGCGCCCCGTCCCATCCCGAGATCGTCGACGGGCTCGAGGCGGCCGTCGACCGGCACCCGCGGCTGCGTCGCCGGCGCGTCAAGCGTCGCGGCAGGCTCGCCGCCGACTGGGTCGAGCACGGCTTCGATCTGTCCTACCACCTGCGCTGGGAGCGGATCGGCAACGACCGCGACCTGCTCGGCGTGGCGACGCGGCGATTCTTTCAACCGCTTGCACACAAGGCGCCGCCCTGGGAGCTGCACGTGCTCGAGGGCGATGCGCGCTCGCTGCTGCTCGTGAAGGTCGACCCGCAGCTCGAGCGCTCGGGGACGAGCACGGCGCTGCTCTCGTCGCTGGTCGACGACGGCAGCGACGACACCGAAGAGAACGCCGCGAGCGATCCCGCGAGCCCGATGCTCGCGCTGGTCGAGACGCTGGAGGCGCTGGTGCCGCAGGCCGCAGCGCTGCGGCAGTCGGCGCTGAGCCTGCTTCGCGCCGCGCGTGAGACCGCGCTGCTCTCCGGTGAGCTCGCGCGCGCGACGCTCGGTGCGACGCGCCTCGACGGCGGCGCGTGGTCGGGCGAGCTCGCCGACGCGGCGCTTCGGGCCGCGCGCTCGCTCGGCGCGCTGCTCACCGAGCGGCTCGCCGAGAGCGCGCCCGGCACGCTGCTCGGCGGCGCCGCGCGGCCGCGCGCGCTCGCGCTCGTCGACCTGCCGCTCGCCGCGCTCGACGCCGTGCGCCGCCCGCTCGGCCTCGGGCTCGAGGACGTCCTGCTCGCGATCTCGTCGGGCGCGCTCGCCCGTCTCGAGCAGAACGAGCGTGGCGTGCTGCCGGCGACGCTGCGCGCGCTCGTGTCGCTGCCCGAATCGCGCGTCGCCGGCATGCTGCTGCCGATCGAGGAGACCGATCCGCTGCGGCGCGCGGCGCACTTCCACGAGCTGCTCGCGGCGCTCGGCAGCGAGGCGCGGCTCGCGGCGATGAAGGCGCTCGCCGGCGCGATGACGGCGCTGCCGCTCGCGCTGTCGCAGGGCGTCGCGCCGCGCTCGGCACAGCGCTACGACGTCGAGCTCGCGTACCGCGAGCTGCCATTGCACGCGCGCACGCTCGCCGGCGCGCGCGTGCAGCGCGTCTACCCGCTCACCGCCGACGCCGGGACGGCCGGTGTGGCGGTCGGCGCGCAGCGCTTCGAGCGCTGGCTGTCGCTCGGCGTCAGCTTCGACTCGAGCATCGTCGGACGGCCGCGCGGTCTGGTCGACGCCTGGCAGTCGGCGTGCGGCGAGTTCGTCGACGCGGCGCTCCGGGCGCTCGCGCAGCGCGCCGAGCAGCGCATGCGCACGAGCGTCCGATCGCTCTCGTAG
- a CDS encoding sugar phosphate nucleotidyltransferase has product MRRFAVIMAGGSGERFWPASRRARPKQLLRLTDARLSMLEEAIERIAPLIPRENIVIATSELLAEPIAEALPSLPRENVLAEPEKRNTAACLALAAAHLEQQHGDPEDMVMAVLTADHQIGEPERFRADVARALDFAATEDALVTIGIVPTRPETGYGYIEVSPSERTGDAADAARTPLRVLRFREKPDEATARAYARSGHHYWNSGMFFWRVSTFLRGLARHMPDLSRAQRTMRDALASRARGTLREAFAPLADVSIDVGLMERADNVWVLPAGFPWDDVGAWDALERTRTTDAAGNVVEGDAVLVDARDSIVFNEADEEIAVALVGVEKVIVAITRDGVLVCSKDRAQDVRRAVAELRKRGRERFT; this is encoded by the coding sequence ATGCGTCGCTTCGCCGTCATCATGGCCGGGGGCTCGGGGGAGCGCTTCTGGCCCGCGAGCCGGCGCGCGCGCCCGAAGCAGCTTCTGCGCCTCACCGACGCACGGCTGTCGATGCTCGAGGAGGCGATCGAGCGCATCGCGCCGCTGATCCCGCGCGAGAACATCGTCATCGCGACGAGCGAGCTGCTCGCGGAGCCGATCGCCGAAGCCCTGCCCTCGCTGCCGCGCGAGAACGTGCTCGCCGAGCCCGAGAAGCGCAACACCGCCGCCTGCCTGGCGCTCGCCGCCGCTCACCTCGAGCAGCAGCACGGCGACCCGGAGGACATGGTGATGGCGGTCCTCACCGCCGATCACCAGATCGGCGAGCCCGAGCGCTTCCGCGCCGACGTCGCGCGCGCGCTCGACTTCGCGGCGACCGAGGACGCGCTGGTGACGATCGGCATCGTGCCGACGCGTCCCGAGACCGGCTACGGCTACATCGAGGTGTCGCCGTCCGAGCGGACGGGCGACGCTGCCGACGCCGCACGCACGCCACTGCGCGTGCTGCGCTTCCGCGAGAAGCCCGACGAGGCCACCGCGCGCGCGTACGCGCGGTCCGGCCATCATTACTGGAACAGCGGCATGTTCTTCTGGCGCGTGTCGACGTTCCTTCGGGGCCTCGCGCGCCACATGCCCGACCTTTCGCGCGCACAGCGCACGATGCGCGATGCGCTCGCGTCGCGCGCGCGCGGCACGCTTCGTGAAGCGTTCGCACCGCTCGCCGACGTCTCGATCGACGTCGGCCTGATGGAGCGCGCCGACAACGTGTGGGTTCTCCCTGCAGGGTTTCCCTGGGACGACGTCGGAGCGTGGGACGCGCTCGAGCGCACGCGCACGACCGACGCAGCGGGAAACGTCGTCGAAGGCGACGCCGTGCTCGTCGATGCGCGCGACTCGATCGTTTTCAACGAAGCCGATGAAGAGATCGCGGTCGCGCTCGTCGGAGTGGAGAAGGTGATCGTCGCGATCACGCGCGACGGCGTGCTCGTGTGCAGCAAGGACCGTGCCCAGGACGTCCGCCGTGCCGTCGCCGAGCTGCGCAAGCGAGGTCGCGAGCGCTTCACTTGA